From a single Chlamydia muridarum str. Nigg genomic region:
- a CDS encoding tetratricopeptide repeat protein, whose protein sequence is MEEAEKHLAKEFLCSGINLFLSGEYEQAEERLKESLELDPEAGLAYCYLGIIALETGRTAEALVWCKKGLDEEPGDSYLRYCYGVALDKADRVEEAIGHYQAYAELHPEDIECLFSLGSAYHRVLRYEDAIACFDRIAQLDPWNPQSLYNKAVILSDMEDEEGAIDLLESTVKRNPLYWKAWVKLGYLLSRNKMWDRATEAYERVVQLRPDLSDGHYNLGLCYLTLDKTRLALKAFQESLQLNSEDADAHFYIGLAHMDLKQNELAYDAFYRALGINLDHERSHYLLGYLHHIQGESDKAEKELSFLMSKESVFAPLLQKTVSSSGFIREKETLF, encoded by the coding sequence ATGGAAGAAGCGGAAAAGCATTTAGCGAAAGAGTTTTTGTGTTCAGGAATTAATTTATTTTTGAGTGGTGAATACGAACAAGCTGAAGAAAGGTTGAAAGAGTCTTTAGAATTAGATCCAGAAGCTGGGTTAGCCTATTGTTATTTGGGAATTATTGCTTTAGAAACAGGACGGACTGCTGAAGCTTTGGTTTGGTGTAAGAAGGGATTGGATGAGGAGCCAGGAGACAGCTATTTACGTTATTGTTATGGTGTTGCCTTAGATAAAGCAGATCGTGTAGAGGAAGCCATTGGCCATTATCAGGCATATGCAGAGCTTCATCCTGAGGACATAGAATGCCTTTTTAGTTTAGGAAGCGCCTATCATCGTGTGTTACGTTATGAAGATGCCATTGCTTGCTTTGATCGTATTGCACAACTCGATCCTTGGAATCCTCAAAGTTTATATAATAAGGCTGTGATTTTATCAGATATGGAAGATGAAGAGGGGGCGATTGATTTATTGGAATCAACTGTGAAGAGAAACCCTCTTTATTGGAAAGCTTGGGTAAAATTGGGGTACTTACTTTCCAGAAATAAGATGTGGGATCGAGCAACGGAAGCTTATGAGCGAGTTGTTCAATTACGACCCGATCTATCTGATGGGCATTATAACCTGGGACTATGCTATTTAACGCTTGATAAAACAAGATTGGCGTTAAAAGCTTTTCAAGAGTCTTTGCAATTGAATTCTGAAGATGCAGATGCACATTTTTATATAGGGTTGGCGCATATGGATCTTAAGCAGAATGAGCTGGCTTATGATGCATTTTATCGGGCATTGGGAATTAATTTAGATCACGAACGATCGCACTATTTATTGGGCTATTTGCACCATATACAAGGAGAATCTGACAAAGCAGAGAAGGAGCTTTCTTTCTTAATGTCTAAGGAATCGGTGTTCGCTCCATTGTTGCAAAAAACTGTGAGTAGTTCAGGATTTATTCGTGAGAAAGAGACGCTATTTTGA